The following DNA comes from Nocardioides sp. JQ2195.
TACGACGAGGAGTTCACCGCGTTCGCGGCGGCCTCCCTCACCGACCTCCGCGCGTACGGCGTACCTGATGTGCTCCGACTGGCACACCGCGGAGGACGCCGCCCAAGAGACCCTGATCCGGGTCTACCGCTCGTGGCGCCGTGTCGAGAGGCGGGAAGGCCTGCTCGCCTTCGGAGAAGAACCCGATCGTCGCGCCGCCATTGCGTCGTACTGACTGTTCCCACTCGCCGACTGCCCCGAGCGCGCGAGGTCGCTCGCGCGGGGTTCTTTGTGCTTTATTGGACCAGACGTTGAGCCGACGTCTTTTGCTGACGTCGTTCGCGGCGCCCCGTCTGGATCAAGGCCCAGATACATGCAGGGATGTAGATGAACCCGGCAATGCACATGGGCAGGAAGATGAACAGAAAGCCTGCGAACGGATCTCCGTCGCCGTTTGCAGTGTCCTCCTCGTTCGCCCCGCTGAGGTCGTTGCCTATCTCTAGAATGGCCCAGTAGATGACCACCCCGACGATGAGCATCGTGAGCAGAAGAAGCGCTCGCTTCGATGGGGTGAGGTAGGGCAAACTGAGTCTCTTCGTCATTAGAACTCACACTTTCTAGTTCCGAAGCCGAGTGCGCTATCGGCTTCTCGGATTGGGTTCGGCCCCCAAGGTCCGGTGGTGGAAGCACGGCTCCCCACCTCTCCCCATCCACCAGCGTAGCCATACCAGGGCTCGCCCATGACGTTCCTCAAATTCCGGTTCGCCGGCCACAGGGGTCCGTCTCCACTGACCTGATCGGGCCTCACTCCGAAGAATTCGAACGGCCGGCCCCCAGCGGGGTAGCTGCCATGGGCATTCTTCGCTACCCACACCACCGGGTGCCCTTTGTACTTCGGGACCTGGTTCCAAGGAAGCGCGCACGACTCCTTATGCACGAAATACTGAACTGCTGCCGACTCGTTGTGCCCGTTCAACCGCTGAAGCCGCGCTCGTCTCCTTCGGCTGAGCAGAACCCGAGTCGGCCAACTGGTTCAAGCCGAACGGATCCCAGCCACGCAAAGGGGCCGGCGGTGGTGGATTCGCCGGCTGCATGCCGAATCCCTCACCGCCTCTCGATCATTCCGCCAGAACAAAGCCAGCGTCGAAGAATTCCCTGCGAACTTCGTCCCAAAGGGAAAGCGCACGCACCAGCGAGAACGCCTCACTGCCACTGAGCAATAGAGGCGCTGCTGGCCCGCGTGACATGGTTGAGCTCATCGGCGTCAGCACCACCACCGTTCAACGGTGGGTGACAACGGGCCGCCTCACAGTCGACAAACACCCCAGCTACGGCTGGATCCGCTTCACCCAAGATGAAATCGACCGCCTCGCAGCTGAACGTCGACAACGGATCAGCTACGCCACCGCGGCGAAACTGATCGGCGTTTCCACCAGCACGATCCGCACCTTTGTGCGCGGGAGTGAGGTCGCGCATCGCACCGCTCCGCAGCAACAGCCCTCCATCTCCAGGCGATATGCGGACGATCTCAGAGACCAGAGAGACGAGTCCAGTGAGCGGTTTCCCGCCAGGCTTGGACCTGGGAATGCTATGTCGGTGCATCGACGATGATCAGGAACAGCCCGGTCGCAGCTAAGTAGATGATCCATGCCCCAAGAGCCGCGCCGATTCCGAGACCGAGATTTCTGAGCACGCCGGTGGAGCGGGAGCAAACAAGTATCAGTGCGGCACACAGTGGCAGGGCCAGCAAAATTAGGCCACGATCACCGCGAGCGTTTGCGAAAGCAGACTCCGAACCAGCAATGCATGCGACTCCTAGAAGAAGGCCTAAGAGTGCTGGTCCGCCACGTATCAGTAAGGCACGAGTGCCTCGAGTTTCCCTCATCACGTAGTCCTTTTCACTCGCCACTAGTCGTTGTCGATGGGGTAGCCGGTGTTATTCGCTCGGACACAAATATTTACCCCAAAGCTCGGTGCGGATTCCCTCGACCGTTGAGGGTTGGGGCCGCGTGGTCCGGTAGTGAGGCTATTCTGTCCGACCTCCCCCCAGCCGCCGGTGTAGCCCCACCAAGGTTCTTCCTTTACTCGCTTGACATTTATTGCTGTGTTCCAGAGTGGCCCGGACATGATGTCGTCTCCCAAGACAGTGCGTGCGCCAGGGGGATAACTTCCATGCGCCTCCCTTGCGACGTGCACGATGGGGTGACCGTTCGTCTTTGGGACCCGAGCCCAGGGGAGCCTGCAGGAATTGTGGTGATAGAAGTACTGAACCCATGTGGGACGATTGGTACTGGAATCCAATTTGATGGCGATATGTTCCCAATCTCCCTCGTGAGTGAAGGCCGATGAGAAGGTCGGATTATAACTGTTCGCGTAGTGGAACCAGTAGTGCAGCAACTTTTTCTCTACGTATTCAACGTAGGTTGGTTCGTTGCGACCGAGACCGCCCCCGTCTCGGTTCGCCCTATAGGAGAGTCCCCTGGGGTGGTGGGGTTTGAGGTCCATCGGCGGGGCTGCGTGACGTAGGTGGCCATCGGCGGGATCTTCGGTGTGAAACGACCAAGTAACGCACTGAAGGAGACCCACCGATGGCCTTGTCCCAGTCTGCCCTGTCTGAGTTGCTCGACGCGTTCCGCACCGGAGATGGCGTCGACATGATCCGTGAATCGGTCCGCACCGTGCTGCAAGAGCTCGTAGATTTCGAAGCTGCCGGGGTGATCGGCGCGGAGCGCTACGAGCGAACCGAAGACCGCTTCACCGAACGCAACGGCACCCGGCCGAAGCTGCTGGCCACCAAGGCCGGCGATGTCGAGCTGCGGATCCCCAAACTGAGGAAGGGGTCGTTCTTCCCCTCCATCCTCGAACCCCGCCGCCGCATCGACCAGGCGCTGTACGCGGTGGTGATGGAGGCCTACGTCCACGGTGTGTCCACCAGGAGTGTGGACGACCTGGTCGCGGCGATGGGCGCCGACTCGGGGATCAGCAAGTCCGAGGTCTCCCGGATCTGCGAAGGCCTCGATGAGTCCGTCGGGGCGTTCCGCACCCGGCCGCTCGATCACACGCCGTTCCCCTACGTCTACCTGGACGCGACCTACCTCCACGTGCGCAACAAGCCCGGCAAGGGCGGCCAGGTCGTCTCGATGGCGGTCGTGGTGGCGACCGGGGTCGCCGCCGACGGGACCCGTGAGGTCCTCGGACTCGACGTCGGCGACAGCGAGGACGAGACGTTCTGGCGGTCCTTCCTACTCAGCCTCAAACAACGCGGCCTGGCCGGGGTGCAGTTGGTCATCTCTGATCAGCACTCCGGGCTGGTGGCGGCATTGAAGCGGTCCTTCCAGGGCTCCGCGCACCAGCGGTGCCGGGTCCACTTCGCCCGCAACCTGCTCGCCCACGTACCCAAGTCCCACGCCGACATGGTCGCCGCGGTGTTCCGCACGATCTTCGCCCAACCCGACCCCAAGGCCGTTACCGCCGCGTGGGACGAGGTCCGTGACCAACTCGCCGCCTCGTTCCCCAAGGTCGGCCCGCTCATGGACGAAGCCAAGGCGGAGGTACTCGCGTTCACCGGCTTCCCCAAGGCCCACTGGTGCAAGATCTGGTCGACCAACCCACTCGAGCGAGTCAACAAAGAGATCAAGCGCCGCTCCCGAGTGGTCGGGATCTTCCCCAACGCTGCCGCGGTGATCAGGCTCGTCGGTGCGGTGCTGATCGACATGCACGACGAGTGGATCGCCGGCGACCGCCGCTACCTCTCAGAGGAGTCCATGGCGCAACTCAACGACACCATGGATACTGGTACTCATGCCGCCATCAAGAGCGGCGAGTAGGGCACCGAGGATCCCCTCAAAGCCCACCACCCCGCGGGGCTCTGTCCGCCCTATAGTCCATGAACATACCCTCGACGTCGACGCGCGCTTTGCCGGGCGCACCCTTGGTGTGCGGCCTCAGGTCGTCATCATCTGCCTGAAATAGATCAGAGGAGGCAGTTCCATGTTTGCAGAATAGGTTACCGCGTTGACGGTGGTTGTATGCGCCGGACAATCGGCCGGCATCGATGTCATCATCGATCGAGTGGTCATTGCATCCCGAATGAGACCAGCGGAGTTCGGATCGATCAATAAAGGACGTCGCCGAGAGCGGCCAATGCTTCTCGTTCGTGTGAAAGAACAGCAACGGTGCGTGCTGGACGCGGATGTTTGCCCCGGCCAGTGCTGCGGCTGCATTGTCTATGTCCTTCTCCGAGAGCGTGGTGAACTCTTCTGCCGCGATCGCCGGGTCTTCAACGTAGACGCTGTCGTCTCCTGGTTCGGGGTCCGGATTCGGCTCGGCGGGTAGAGGTTCTCCTTCCACGAAGGTTGGGGGGTCAACGAGCAGCAACTTGGTGGCGCCCCAGTTGTTTCCGGAAGTTGAGGAAGATGATGCGTGCACGCTGTAGACGCCTGTGCCGAGCGTCCCGGCAGGTACGGTCCACGAAGTGGTCTCACCACCCTGAACATTCGATATTGTGTGGGTCGCGATCGTTTCTCCGGATGCTGCATCGATTTCAACAGTGAGATCGATTGCGAGTTCTCCAGGGTTCGTAGCTGAGATGGTGGGAGTAACCTCGTCAGTCCGCAGTTGATCGCAGGGAGCCATACAAGGATCGATCGTGAGGTTTTCCGGAGCCTCGGGTCCAGTTTGGAGCTGAACTTGAAACGTTTTCCATTGGCTCCAAGTCGTTGAGGTTTCGTCGGCGGCGCCGATTCGAAACTCGTATGTCTTGCCTGACTCGAGGGTTCCGTCTTCAATCGTGAACTCAGCCGGCGCCTCCGTGGGGGCTCGCTGCCCAGTTGCGGACGCGAGCAAGGAAGAGGAACCCACCTCCCGCAACTCCATCTGCGGTGTCAGCGCACCAGAGTCGGGGTCGTCGGGGGTGGCCACTAGGACAACCTCTTCCGACGTGGCGATCGCAGGTTCGCACAGATCTAAGCAAGGACTCAGCGTGAGAGCCTCGATAGGGATCTGAGGCGTCTCGTCGACATCGACCCCAAGCATCAACCAATCCGACCGCGACGAGTAGCTCCCGTCGCTCGCCGAGACTCGGTAGAGATAGACGGATTCGTTGGCCAAAGCACCGTCTGGAATCTGCCAAGACACAGATTCGCCGCTGGCACCCGTCGCCGTCCCGGTGGCAACCACAGCGGAGGTGTCCTCCTCGACGATTTCAAACGTATAAGTGAGCAAGCCGGAGTCGTCAAGAGAGCTTGCGATGATAGTTGGCCTAAGACTCTCTGTGAAAGCCGTTTCAGCCTCGCATGGGGCCAAACAGGGGGTAAAACCAGGCTCAGGTACGGATGGAACCACGTTGTAGGTGACGATGAGTCGTGGGCGTAGCGATGTGTCGGCGATGTAGGAGGAGCGGTATTTGCGGTAGCTCTTGTTGATGGTCTCGTCTGCCGCCCGCAGCTTGAGGCCACGGTTGGGGTAGGTCTGGTCGGCCCAGCCGCCGACGATCGTGGTGAGATCCCACGTGGCGTCTGCGGTGGCGCAGTCCGGACCACCGTGGGCCGGACTGTAGGAGGCTTGGCCGGCGGTTGTGCCCTCCGGCTGGTTGGCCCAAGTGACGTTCGAAGGGCTCCAGGTGTCGCTGAGTCGTCGCACCTGGATCTCAGCCCCGGTGCAGGAGACGGATGAGAAGTTCCGCAGTTTCAGTGCGGCGGAGGTGATGTCCTTCCCCACCCACGTGGTGTCGTTGAACTTGAGCAGCGACCGGTACTTGGTGGCTCCGAGATCGTTCGTTCCCACGCGCAGTTCGGGGTCGTTCATCACCCAGCCCTGGCGCTCCGGGCTCGAGATGTATGCGCTCCCGGCTTCAGTGAGAGTGAACGTCGGGTCGATCGTCACCGGGTACGTGGTGGCTGGGTCGTTGAGGAACTCTGTGTCCGGGGTTAACGTGAGCAACGACTCGCCTGAGGCCGGTGCGGACACTTCAACGCCCACGGGAGCCACATTGCTGTCGACGGGATTGGTTGCAGGGTTGCCTTCCCACATGAGTGGTGCAGCCGCGGTTGCGATGGTTTCGCCAGCAGGGGTGTTGATCTCAACTCCACCATTCGGAGTTTCGACGAGTTCCGCTGCTCCGGTCACGACGGGTAGGGCAAGTTCGAGCGGCTCAGTGGGAGCTGCGTGCAGAACCAAGTAGTGACTGAACCCGGTGGCTGTGGCAGTCACTACGAGGTCAGAGTTGCCTGGCCCTGCACCTGCGTAGGTGGCCGTGGAACCGTCGAGTTCGGGTTCCGGGAGTTGCGTGGGCCACTGCCACTTCAGGGCCCGCCCATCAGCGTGAAGGGTCGCGAAAGTTCGGTCTCCGTCAGTTGAGAGTTGG
Coding sequences within:
- a CDS encoding DNRLRE domain-containing protein, coding for MTGAAELVETPNGGVEINTPAGETIATAAAPLMWEGNPATNPVDSNVAPVGVEVSAPASGESLLTLTPDTEFLNDPATTYPVTIDPTFTLTEAGSAYISSPERQGWVMNDPELRVGTNDLGATKYRSLLKFNDTTWVGKDITSAALKLRNFSSVSCTGAEIQVRRLSDTWSPSNVTWANQPEGTTAGQASYSPAHGGPDCATADATWDLTTIVGGWADQTYPNRGLKLRAADETINKSYRKYRSSYIADTSLRPRLIVTYNVVPSVPEPGFTPCLAPCEAETAFTESLRPTIIASSLDDSGLLTYTFEIVEEDTSAVVATGTATGASGESVSWQIPDGALANESVYLYRVSASDGSYSSRSDWLMLGVDVDETPQIPIEALTLSPCLDLCEPAIATSEEVVLVATPDDPDSGALTPQMELREVGSSSLLASATGQRAPTEAPAEFTIEDGTLESGKTYEFRIGAADETSTTWSQWKTFQVQLQTGPEAPENLTIDPCMAPCDQLRTDEVTPTISATNPGELAIDLTVEIDAASGETIATHTISNVQGGETTSWTVPAGTLGTGVYSVHASSSSTSGNNWGATKLLLVDPPTFVEGEPLPAEPNPDPEPGDDSVYVEDPAIAAEEFTTLSEKDIDNAAAALAGANIRVQHAPLLFFHTNEKHWPLSATSFIDRSELRWSHSGCNDHSIDDDIDAGRLSGAYNHRQRGNLFCKHGTASSDLFQADDDDLRPHTKGAPGKARVDVEGMFMDYRADRAPRGGGL
- a CDS encoding sigma factor, with the translated sequence MCSDWHTAEDAAQETLIRVYRSWRRVERREGLLAFGEEPDRRAAIASY
- a CDS encoding IS256 family transposase, encoding MALSQSALSELLDAFRTGDGVDMIRESVRTVLQELVDFEAAGVIGAERYERTEDRFTERNGTRPKLLATKAGDVELRIPKLRKGSFFPSILEPRRRIDQALYAVVMEAYVHGVSTRSVDDLVAAMGADSGISKSEVSRICEGLDESVGAFRTRPLDHTPFPYVYLDATYLHVRNKPGKGGQVVSMAVVVATGVAADGTREVLGLDVGDSEDETFWRSFLLSLKQRGLAGVQLVISDQHSGLVAALKRSFQGSAHQRCRVHFARNLLAHVPKSHADMVAAVFRTIFAQPDPKAVTAAWDEVRDQLAASFPKVGPLMDEAKAEVLAFTGFPKAHWCKIWSTNPLERVNKEIKRRSRVVGIFPNAAAVIRLVGAVLIDMHDEWIAGDRRYLSEESMAQLNDTMDTGTHAAIKSGE